The nucleotide sequence GTCATGTAGTAATTcttatttatacaagttatatatacatatacggtcgcttggtcgtatttagcttataaatcctgacttatcagtcaacgaacaatatttttctcacactaaaccagccaaccatactttcaaccatgacttataagccaaaccagcccaaacgaacagagcTATAAGTCTATATATGCAAAAACTTCGGAACGAGGGGCTAAAAATAGCAATGAGACATGCCATTTCATCCGCAGAAGCCAAAGGCAACCGACCGACACAGAAACCAAATCATCGCACGAAGCAAAGTTTGCAGCAACAAACGCGAATCACAAGCATACGAGCATGTCAAATTGCGTTGATTGATATACCCAGATTATGATATAGCAGTCTCCTTTCAAGTTGGTTGACTTCAGAAGGCATTAAACAGTTCCCTACGGTGAGTTCCAGCTAAGCCaaacaaccaaaaaaaaaaaaatctccctaAAGGGGTCCCATAATTCCTTCCGCCCAGCCACACCACCATCCGCCAAACAGCTAATGAAGTTCCGACAACATTCTGATCCAAACGCCACTGGGCTCAGTTCTCCTCGCCaccgtcatcatcgtcatcatcctcgTCCAACTGCAAACCACAAGATGCCATCAAACGAGGGAAAACTTGATCAACAAAACAGAGACATAAATCTAGAAGCCATAGTTGTTATTGCTCTATGCTCAAGAATACATTGTCTTGCTACAATGTTGTTAGCCAATTTTGTCAGGGAATCAATGCTTTTTGTTTAAGAGGCAGGAAAACACAATGCAAACAAGATAATAAGcttacatcatcatcatcatcatcttcatctccttcGAACTCATCTTCAACCTCCTGAAAAGAGAGAAGGTAAGGACCAGATAAAAATATTTAAGATAATTGTAGGCACCAAGGTAAGGACCAGACAAAAAGATTTAAGATAAATGTAGGCAACAATACTGACATTGTTGAAGTACTTCAAAGGATTAGGCCACAAGTCTTCCTTGATGATCTCCGCCACCTGCACAATTTGAAATCTCAGAGAACTCTCTCAAAGGAATAAAAATAAGCATGCAACTTCTGGCCTTCCAAAACGAACACATGGAACAGGTTGCCAGTTGATCAGATAAACTAAATAAGTACAAAAAATCCAAGCACAACAATTTGCTTGGCAGTCTGAAAAAATTAATTCAATACCAATCAACAAATAATGGGCAAGTTAGTTGAGTACTGCAGTTTGGTGACAATGTGAATAACGCTGTCAAGAAAGAGTGACATGAGTTTTTACCTCATCTTGCACACCATCAGCAAGACTCTTGAGCTCTGTATCACCAAACCAGGTGAAAAAACTGCAAGGAAAAACGAAATAAGACGTTACGTTTCTGATTTCCAGTGTAACACTGCAACTGATGAAGGCATAAATGACAACACACTGATGATAGGCAAGACAGTTTTTTGCAATAATCAACAAAAGTCTTCAGAATAATCCAATAAGAATATAGTTTAAAGAAAGTTACTAACTACAGTATCTTGCTAAGAACAGGCTTCCAAGTAAAATATAGAAGCTATTAAGTAGGGTATTCTAATCACAAACAAGACTGTTAGCATGTGCAAGTCAAAAAAAGACAAGAGGTTGCAAGCATAAGCATCCAGAGACAAAAGATTGCGAGCATGCGACAAGGTTCACACTGAGAGATGCACACTTTCTATGAATTTATGCCATTTTGGTATGGTTTCCAAGAGAATACCGACTTCGGTTTCTTAAGCGCTAGAAGACAATGGCATATCTGTTGGCCACAAGGGAACATGTATCCAGATTGGCTAAGCGATTAACTAGACGACAAGCGGTGGCATGCACAGGATTTCAAGAGCCAGAAATGACTTTAAAATCTATATATTAAAAGAAAACTGTAGGGGAGAAATCTAGCTTGAGAAAGGTAACCAAGAGATGATTCAAGGAATTATATGGCGTGTGATTTCGTGATTTTGGTCTCAAAAATGTAATTTAACCAAAATATCACAGTACACATGTATTATACATTCTATATTAAATACTtcatgccaaaaaaaaaaaaaacaggtgtACATTTGTACACCCTTGACCCAAGGTAGGACCGCCCCTGGTGACAAAGCACACCAAATTTGGTACGCCTCGTCTTACCTCCTTAAGAACCTTGAACTGACTGTTAAGTTCACAATGGTTAGCAACTACAAGAGCACAATAGAATGGAGTACTTTTTATGCCAGATCTACTTGTATAGTTGTATACTTCCAGAATAAGTCAATGTATCTTCATGCTAAGTTCATTAAAATTCAAAGCACCGTTGTCCAAAAGGTCATACATTTGCATGCAGCAGGATTATTTGAAAGTCAGTGACCTCAGACCATGGGAAGAGGTCTACATTAATCAATGCAAGCCATATGTATTATAGTAACAAAAGCAAGAGAAACAAACTGCTTAATCAATCCACTGGTTGTTCATTGGTCACAACAACAATATTGTGCAATACCTCAGTATGTAGTAAGAAATCTACACAAATGACTCAAGAATCCAAGTAATACATACATAACAAAATGTGTGATTAGATATCCTGCTGAGAAACAACACTTCAAATGCGGGTCAATAATTATAAACCATAACAATATGACAACTTAATACATAAGGTCACAATAAATAAAATCTTAGCACTATATCAACCATGGCATATACATTCAAAAAGTATAGCATCACAGAAGACTATAAACAAAATGACAGCATAGACAACTTGACAATCTAACGAAAAAATAAACATGGTATTAATAACCAACCTTTCCTCTACTAATGGGCGCTTGCTCCCCTTCTTGTTAATACCATTTCCATTTGCAGGTCCCTTCACATACATTATTGAAAAAGCATTAGACTTTCTACATCTAAAACAAGCACTAGGTGGAGTTTTGGAACATGACAGTACCATTCCTTCCTTCCACTTAATTTGAGAAGCTTTTATTGTGGTTGTTCCATCATCAGCAAAGGAATATGTCTTTGTAAGCTTTGTGTCTTCAAAGTACGGGTTCTCAGAGAAGTTCTGCCAGATTTTTAAAATTAAACAAGTAAATACAAGTGAAGCAATGTGGAAACTGTAATTGACTGTAAGAAATGATACTTACAAGATGAATGGAGTATCCTGCCTTAACATCAGAATCATCCACATCAATTGAGTCCAAGTACTTGAATATCTGCAAAGAGAGATCATAAGATAACTCTATGTTACATAGATACATGGAGAATAACAAACCTGGTTTTAAATTCAAAAGGTTTATTTTGCTTTCCAATTCAATATTCATAATTTCAAGGGATTGGGAAGTAAATTGTTTGAGGTATAGAATACCTTCTGATCCTCTTCAGTCAGAAGCTCACTTAGTAGAGGATGGCTCAAAAACTGTAGGGTAACAGCATATGACACAATAGATTAGAATCAGATGTATACGTAAACGCTTCCAACAGAAAGACCCATTTGTATAGCACAGAGTAGCCTACGAACCGCTGTGAGCCAAAAGTCCGGGATGGTCTTGATAATGTCACCCCTCTTGAGATAGACAGGTCTGCGAATCTCACTGTATTTCTGCTCCACCTCCATAACCTTGTCACTTGCTTCCTCATTTACCTGTCAGCAATGAACAAGCATTATGTTTCATTCACAAAACTTCCATAGTAAATAGTATAGGCTCGGAAACAAATGATCTCTTTGACTTGTCTAAAGAGGTCATCTTTTTTCAACAAATTGCCTCATATGTATGCCATGGCTGAGTGACGTGGAGTATCAGGGCGTGCAATCAACAAATGAGATAAGGTAGCAAGAGTTTTTGAACACATGATCTGTGTTGCTTAATTTTGGTTATAAAGACATCATAAAAAGTTCCACAGGAACACCCTGCCTCGAGCATCAAAAGTTACACAGTATCCACATCAAAATCACCTAAATGCTGTGACTAAACTAGACATGTTTCGTAACGCTATAAAAAAAATTCTGCACCATAACAAAAGTTACTAACTTCATCCGCCAGAAGCAACTTACGTATCAGCCAGGGCACAAGCCTCCTACGCAAGCTACAAACTGCCACTAGAATTCCATCCTCCAACCTCCAGTGGCACAATTGGTACAGTGCCCGAACAAAACTAGCAACAACCGAACCGATACTGCTCAGTGCCGGAAAATTCCGGCATACCACAACCGCAGCGGTTTTCTTCCAAGTTCCACACGACCTTACGCTCCTACCCAAACCCCACTGCCAAATCCGACAGTACCGACCACGCACAACCCACCGCGCCGCTCGAAGGACAGCCTAAAAATAGCCCAGAGAGCGGAAGAAGAGGCTTGCGGCTAACCTTCTCGAGCTCGTCCTGGATCTCCTGGAGCTTCTCGATGGAGAGGACGAGGGCGCCGTCGATCTGCTCGTTCTCCTCGCCGCCGTCGGCCTCGGTCTTGGCCTTCTTCCCCTTGTCCGCCGGTGCCGTCATCGCACAGCCGCTGGCCTGGCTCGCCGCCTCGCGCTAGGGTTTTAGCCTCTCGCTGTGTCGCCTGCCTGCGCgagccgggagagggagggaggacggTAGGAAAGGGAGGCGGAGCTGGGGAGAAGGCCGCGATGCCCCGCGCCAGCTCTATTATAGAGGGCGCTGCTGAGATTCGCGCTCGTGGAATGTTGGGTCGGCTTCGGGTGGGCCGGGCCGTCGGATCCGTGCGGGACTGTCCACTCCCAGGGGGGTTTtctaaaaccctaaccctaaggaTCGGGCGCGGCGTTGCTGCGTTCGGCTTCGGCCGCTTGAGTGACGGTGTAGCCGTGTGTATGTAGAGTAGGAAGTAGGTACGAGCTAATTGGACACCTGATTTAGTTTTTCTTTTACTGATTTATATATTACCTGTTTAAAACATTTTTAGTatactagatatatgcccgtACGTTACACCGGAGTCACAAATTTTTACCAGCACATATAAAATAATAGAAAGCTAATAGACAATTTTGCATAGGGATGTCCTAGTCTATTTTCAAATCCATTCATGTCTTGTCTATTTTCTCTCTCTACTAGGTAGTGTGCTcgtacgttgct is from Miscanthus floridulus cultivar M001 chromosome 7, ASM1932011v1, whole genome shotgun sequence and encodes:
- the LOC136467213 gene encoding NAP1-related protein 2-like, whose product is MTAPADKGKKAKTEADGGEENEQIDGALVLSIEKLQEIQDELEKVNEEASDKVMEVEQKYSEIRRPVYLKRGDIIKTIPDFWLTAFLSHPLLSELLTEEDQKIFKYLDSIDVDDSDVKAGYSIHLNFSENPYFEDTKLTKTYSFADDGTTTIKASQIKWKEGMGPANGNGINKKGSKRPLVEESFFTWFGDTELKSLADGVQDEVAEIIKEDLWPNPLKYFNNEVEDEFEGDEDDDDDDLDEDDDDDDGGEEN